The following DNA comes from Rosa rugosa chromosome 5, drRosRugo1.1, whole genome shotgun sequence.
AGCCTTCAACTTGGCAGCGAGTAGCAGCTGTACTTTGACCAATGGACTTAAATCTCTTTGCTTTTGTTCCCATTGGTGTGGATATAACAGACACAGCAGAGGTCTTAGCATTATTTCCTGCACAAACATCTTCAAAGTACATCCGCTTACCAAGCTTTAGGCTGAGCAATGGCTCACCAGAGCCAGCTGAAATCTCATGAGTTGGCGAAGATCCAAGGGCTTCAGCTTCTCTAGCTGATTGTTTTTTATCAACAAAATCCTTTGGGAAACCTTCAAAAGCCTCAAGGCTGAAGTTGGATTTCTTACTTTCCCCAACTGAAGAATTCACAGAACCTGATTTTGAACTCTTTGATGTACCGTCTCCTAAGTCAGAGCCAGAAACACCACTTCCCCCATCACCCCCAGGTGAATAGAAAGATTCAGAGTTCATTCCTCGTTCTCCTTCAACACTCCAGTCTGTTGGTTGAAGCTTCTTCGGATTTTCAGTTACTTTTGCTCCAAACATGAAAACATTCTCCCAGTCCCATAGTGAAGGATGCTTCTCATTCCACTCCATCACCAACAGGGAATTCATAAACTAACTTCAAAATCTTCTTCAGATAATGCAAAAGCAACTGGTCACCAGATGCTGCAACATATCACAACCACATAAGAATATACACACACAAAAgaacatacaaaaaaaaaaaaaaggaaacagaaCAAACACACAAAAACATCAATTAACTAGCCCAGCAAACACtgtcaaagaacaagaacatgccTACACAGTGTGCGGCAGCACTGTTTCAGAGGACCGGGCTCTGAAGCAAAGCAAATCCTGAATACGAGTACAAGGAACAGTATTGAATCATTGTGCTCTCTTCGAGTTTGTAGAAGCAAGGCTTCTCAGATCTGCGCAACCTAGCCGAAAACCTACATAGATGGAGACCAGTGTATTAAATGTATAGCCAACCAGAGCATCCCCACTTGCTAGAAAATCAGTTTTCCACCGCTAATCTTCTGCAGCTATAAATTGTAGTTCATAACTTTACAGCCATGATGGGACAATAAATAGTTGCTACATCTTAAACACGGCTTCAATAATCCCCAATCTACTATGCCCGACCAAACAAAGAATCTGATCAGATAAATCCAAACCCGCGCCTACTGTATCCTACATATACCAGTCATTCACTTCTAAATCTAGTACATCAATAAGTCCCCACCATTAGCAAGCAACAATTAATTTGAACCCCAGTACCTGAATTCCGGTAAAGATGGCAAGTGTTTCCCATTTCCCTGCAAAGCTGTGCAGTTTTTATATACCAACGTGATTGCTATTTGTTACTCACCAACCCATCTGAGACTTACCACCTTTACCCAGCTATTGGTTCTGTCACTTTCACTCTCGTTAATAATTCCTAATAATGTTTCTTTTTATTACCTTGTCCTCTCCAAACAGTCCCAATAATTTGACATTTCCTCATCTCTTAAAAGTCGGTCACTTAGATCCACCCACTACAGCCTATGATTCAACTCCCAAAACTTGTGAACCTCAATTGCTCCGAAACTCATCTATCCTCTAATAAACCCGCAAGCTTCTTCCTTAGCCACCAAGAATCCACCTAATCATATAAAGCAACTCCCAGAAGAAATTATTATACTCAACACCATAATCAAATGAGTACTTATTACCCAGAAAAAACAGGCTTTTGGTTTtttaaaaagaagaacaaaaaaaaaaaaaaaaaaactttaccAAATACTAACAATCTGATTAGATTGCCTTTATTTTAGACATCTAGCCAAGTTCAAAGAAGGCATTAATTTTCATGTAccaaatgaaagaaaaggcAATATTTGggggagaaagaaagaagcatTCTTTCCTTTCCCAAATAGAGTCTGACCTCATCTCATGGAAGAATTGGGAAAATAGTTTCCCCCAAAACCAAAAGTTAAAAACTTTCTTGCCCAATTTGGATTGGCTACAATCACTCTCTATTTTCTCTCCCAAAAAAGAAATCAGAATAACCAGAGCTACCCACCAATGTTTATCGTTTTTCCAAAGCATCTATCCAATAAGGGAAAGAATCCAGACCTAGAGATGAAGGTGAAGAAAAAATAGGAGAAAGCTAAAACCTTTACCCTGAAATCATGGCAATAGAGGTACCcagataggaaaaaaaaaaaagaaaaaaaaaaagagagaaaatgatTGGTGAGCTCAGTGAACTTACTGGGTGATTTTGCAGAGAAGCTATTTTCAATATGAAAGGAAAGCATTATTGGCTGGGATTCTTCCCATtctttcttttgatcaaagtttCAATCGAGAGACACACACTTGACCAAAGAGACGTAGAGAACCAATACCAGCTCGCACACACACTTATATTGTGTAGTTTGTCTCTAACCTGTTTGCTTTGCATTTGTTTTGGTTTGGGCCCTCCCGGCCTTGGCTGGGCAGCTTTGTATTCTAGTCTTTTCTTCTACCCACTTTCTGTGAACGTAACCATCGAAAGCGACAAATGGTGGTGACTAGTCGGTCCAACCGCACTCGACCCGGCTCGGAGGTGTGACAGTTTCAACTTTGTGCGGTAATGGAATTTAGCTTGTATCTTTTTCCCAGTGGTCGTAGCATAATGATACGTTCTAATTCAGAACTGTTGAATCATTTCTCTATGAAAGTTAACGAGATTTACTTAAATTTCAATATCACGTGAAAActcttaaaataaaaatagtttTTCTTGTCTTGAATTGTTAGTATATTCACTATATTGTAAGTAAAAATAAGCAAATGAGAAAATAGCAAATAGTTTATAACATTTATGAGTGGGTGTGGGAATGCACTCGAACATTCATAAATCAACAAAAACAAACTTGGCACTAACTTCACAAATCGAATTCTCTAGTTTAGCATAATTTTAATAGTGAAAATTCATTGTTCAAAAGATATATTTAGCATTAAATTAACCGTCACATTCTACACTCAAGTTCTTGTACTCATGTGTAGATTTTAAACCAAATGAGTTTCTTTAATATATGAGATACTAGATTCTAAAATACGATCTTCATTCACAAAGTTTAATACAACGTATCTTGGTCAACCTAATGATCACCTTTCAAAAAATTTACTTCACCATGCTTACATTTATGGTAGCTATAGAAGGAATTTGTTAGTTTAAAGACAAAGGACAGCAAACAATAGTGTGCTCCTAATGGGAATTTTGGTTTGTTTAAGGAAAGTAAACTCAGGATTGTGTTTTGTATCCACAACTTGTACTAGTTGACATTATCCTACTAAGAAAAAATACTAGACAGGGTCCCAATGTTAGGGCTAAATTATAATCTATGTGATACATAGAATCAACATGGGATGTGATTAAGATAATAACGTGTTTGCGTGACAAAGTCTCTGAGATTAGGGTTAGTATTTGTTATACATATAACTGAAACATCAGAttccatcatatatatatatatatatatagtacattAACATATCGGTTATATCAATAACATACTACTCCTAAtagaagtatatatatattataaaacTTAAATCTGGGCAGACCAACCTGTGTGATGTCTGTTATTTAAATGGCGAAGAATTAGATTAATTAATGATAAGAATTAATCAAGTAGGATTATAAGATCTCATGCTGAGAAGAGTCCACGTGAACACGTTCAGTATTGTTGGTTTGAGCCTTCACTGGTTTTAGAGAATCTAATCTGGACGCCGCATGGCCAGCTTGAGCAAAAATATAAGGACATATACATGAGGCTAAGCAAGGCTATTTCAGTTTCATCAAGAATGTGTGAGCATGAATCCATGCAGGTACGCGTCGCAGGTTCACATGTACACCATCAAATATTTTACCCAAGTTTTGGTTTAATTAGTTCATCTAGACTGGACTTGATGAATTCATTCATCACTACTTTGGTGGTGAGGTCCCTAATAACTAAGCTTGTTTCATGGCTTTCGTTCAACCTGTCATTTTTCACGAGTTATTAGGGGTGGTTTGCTGGTAACCGGTGAGTCTAGTTCGTAGGTTTTAGGACATAAATGGTTGATAATATCAAAGTCTTGTTTATAACGTACATATTTCAAATTTGTGCCTTTTCTGTTTTCTATTTGTCCTAATATACAACGCAAGAGAGAGTATGTATTAACTTGATACACATCTGATAAAATTGGAACGATACAGAGAAAATTAATATGGTCTCTACGCAAGGATGACACGCATAAATTGAgaaatggggggggggggggggggattctgagaatttttaattttgtaatcGGTATTTTAGTTCTTACAAATTGATTGAGATTGTGAGTAAGTATTACATTGATATACTTTATTTGAGATCTCATTGTTCGTATCATTTCTCAACCACTTAAGTTTTGAGATCACAAAAATCATCTTATCGCAGTCATAAATATTTCAAAAGTATTAAGTGTTAATTTGATACGGTCGATCTACATTAGATATGATTGATGTTAGTTTGGTATCAAAGTCCTGtttttttcgattttttgtTTGTCTGGGTATGGAACGTAAGGGAAAGTAATTATTAGCTTGATACACAATAGAGAGTTTCTaaggatttttatttttctagatGATATGTTAGTTCTTACAAATTGATTGAGATTGTGAGTATGTATGTATTAATTTGATATACATCACTTGAAATCCCattatttatattatttctCGACTGCTTAAGCTTTTCAGCCACAAAGATCACATTATCCTCTTCAAATTTTTGTCGTTCATTTGGGGCCATAAACATTTCAAATGCACTAAGTTTTGGTTTGGTATAGTTGATCTAGACAAGACCTGATGAAATGAGGACTAGTCTGCTAGTAAGGACGTAAGGTCCCAAAATATTAGATTATTAGTTTGTTTAATGAGTTTCTGTACAAATTGAAAAGTCCAAGAATCATTTTTCCTCATTTTTCACATGAGTTATTAGTGTTGTGACTTAGTGAGTTAAAACGTTTTTTATGGTttatgttattattattattattatttaaaaaacatGTTTATTTTACTTTGATATTAATTTGCTTATACGATAAGATTCTCAAGACACGATGGTTGCCTAACATGATAATGAAAAAGACTTATTACAATATTTTTTGGGTTTAAATCTTTAAGATTGTTGTTTGCTTGGATATATACAGCTCTTCACCTTATCAAGATTGGGGTAGCACGCGAGGAAAAGTATATGTTAAATTTGATATACATTTAAGAGTTTTGAACCTTAATTTAACCCTTACAAACTGTTTAAGATTGTGCGTAACTGCGTATAAATTTATGCACATAATCAGTTCATTCTCCGAAAATATAGTTTTAATATTCCTCTTTGAGCCACAAACATTTCAAATGTATGGTGTACCGGTCAATTCAAACTAAATTGAAAGACTTACTAGCGGTCAATAATCATTTGCACCGCATGATGAGTAACAGTGACTTGATGGGTCAAATGTTTCATACTCAAATAGTCAAATGTAAGATGGGAGCAACCCTACTAGTAACAAGTATAACCTCACCACCTACCCTTCTCCCAACCACCCAACCCTTTCCATTCTCCTGCATATAAATAATTTTCTGGTGTGATAATGCTTTCATTCATAATGATAAACCCACATTGATACGGAGCTTTGTTATCACTCTCACATTTAAAGTCTTGGATATTTAACTAGGAGTGTTATTTCATGGATGAGTTAATTAATTGCTGCTGAGCTTGGATGCCTTGATCTTTTCTATCATTGTGTCCTTCACAAGCCTCCTCATGATTTTTCCAGAGGGTGATTTCGGAATGGTGTCCACAAAGTGCACCACTCTCACTTTCTTGTATTGTGCAACATTTGAGGCCACATAGTTGATTATGTCTTCTTCACTCTCTTTTGCACCGGCTGCCTTCACAACACATGCTGCTGGTATTTCCCCAGCTTCTTCATCTGGCAGTCTGAAACAAAGAAACAGCAGTTGTTTTTCTTTCGGAACACGAAAAATGGAACAACGTACAATTGTCGACTGATGTTAGTCGATAGTACTTACGGGACTACTGCTACGTCTTCGACTGAGGGATGAGTCAGAAGGATGGCCTCAAGTTCAGCAGGAGCTACCTTTAAATGAGAATGAAATGGCTTTAAAAATTGTAGTGGAATCATTAATCATGTGATCTAAGCTAGTCTAGTTCTTCACTTACTTGGAAACCTTTGAATTTGATCAATTCCTTGATGCGATCGACAATGAAGACGTTGTCATCATCATCAATGTAGCCAATGTCACCAGTGTGAAGCCAACCATTCGTGTCGATGGTCCTCATAGTCTCCTCTTCATTGTTGTAGTAACCTGAAAAATCAAGTTTGTGACAAAAGCTTATAAGCGCAGTTTGTGAGTTATTTCAAAAGGTCGAAATTACTGAATCAATTAGTAATCTTTTTCCTTTCATCTACCTTGCATGGTGCATTGACTCAACACACAAATTTCACCAGGGGTGTTTCTTGGGAGTGATCTACCAGTTTCAGGATCGATGAATTTAACTTCCATGTTTGGGAGAATAAACCCAACTGAGTTTTTCTTTGCCTTAAAACCCTGTCCGGCATGAGTCAGAGTAATGCAGCTATGCTCAGTCAGTCCATATGCCTACAAGTCAAAAGGAACTATTAGGATGGTTAAGGGATCGATCATTTCCAATGTAGCACCAAAAAGCATCTACCTCTTGGACTTGGACTCCAGGGAACTTGCTTTCGAATGCTTTGAGGAGATCCGGCGCAAGTGGAGCAGCTGCAGTCATAACAGCCTGGAGTTTGAGCTTGCTTAGATCGAATTCATCCACTATTGGATGCTTCACTAAGTTCAAAATGATCGGTGGCACAATGGGGGCAAACGTGACCTCTTGTGAGATCAGTGCGTTCAGAAAGGTCCTAAGTTCGTATCTTCCCATTACCACAACTTTCCCTTTGTTTCTAAGCGTAGCACAACATATTCCGGTGATCCCATAGATGTGGAAGAAGGGAATTAGGCCTAGTACAGTGACTTTTCCTATCATTTCTGGCGTTACTCCAAAGAGTGTGGAGCTGAGGTTAGCTACAAGATTGCGGTGAGTCAGCATTACACCTTTGGATAGTCCTGTTGTGCCCGACGAGAAGGGAAGAGCACATAGATCAGTCTGTTGGACTTTCTCCTGATAGATATTAGCTCCGGCACGGTCTGCTGCTTCAAGCAAGTTGTTCCAATTCATAGCACCTTCAATACTCTCCTCACCGATTGCAATTACTGGTACCCCGAAAGCTTTTACCTGCATTGTAACAGGATAGTGACATATGCATGTACTGACACATTCATTTGATGTACAAATTTGACGACCCTAAATTGACAATATTACCTTTTCATAGCTAGCGCCATTTGTCACAATTATCTTGGCATCAGCAGCAACCACCTGTTTTTTGATTTCGGATGCATGCCCCGCAGGGTTTGCACCCGAAAACACACCACCAGCAGCCATTATTCCCAAAGCAACAATGGCATACTCAGCTACATTGGGAAGAACAACAATGACCACATGCCCCTTTCTAAGGCCTAGAGACCTTAAGGCCTTGGCAAACCTACCGGTGTCTCTAACCACCTCACGGTAAGTGATTTTCTTTCCAGTCACAGCCTCCACAAAGGCAACATTGTCAGCATACAACTCGGCATCTTTGAGCACAAATTCTGGCAATGTGAGGTTTTCAGGCACCTGGACAGCGGGCAATTGGCTTCGGAATATATGTTCCTGCAGATCTTGGGCTGAACTCGGCACTAATGTTCCCATAGTGGATAAGTGGATGGAACAATGGAGAATAATGTGATGAGGCTGAGGCTTGCAATGAGATTAGGGGCTTTAAAAGGAAAATGAAGTTGGGATCAAATGACTTGAAAATAAATATGTTGTTAAGAAACAAGTGAGGGGTGATATTTGACTTGGGGTATGGTACGGTTTTGGTGAGAACTTGTTAAATCATGTCTCTGTTACAAGCTTAGCTAACGTCATACCATTGATTACAAAAATTTGGCTTGTTTTTCAAGTTGTTAAACTTCAGTACATTGCTATTGGCATATAAAATAAAGCAAGCAAGCTTTGAGTTTCATCCTTATTTTTAatgaaagaaattaaaatggtgTTTGAGTTTCAGCTTTCTCTTTAGAACTGTTTGTGATGAGAATGAACGTgatatctattttctttttatgtttctGGTTCTTAT
Coding sequences within:
- the LOC133708136 gene encoding 4-coumarate--CoA ligase-like 1: MGTLVPSSAQDLQEHIFRSQLPAVQVPENLTLPEFVLKDAELYADNVAFVEAVTGKKITYREVVRDTGRFAKALRSLGLRKGHVVIVVLPNVAEYAIVALGIMAAGGVFSGANPAGHASEIKKQVVAADAKIIVTNGASYEKVKAFGVPVIAIGEESIEGAMNWNNLLEAADRAGANIYQEKVQQTDLCALPFSSGTTGLSKGVMLTHRNLVANLSSTLFGVTPEMIGKVTVLGLIPFFHIYGITGICCATLRNKGKVVVMGRYELRTFLNALISQEVTFAPIVPPIILNLVKHPIVDEFDLSKLKLQAVMTAAAPLAPDLLKAFESKFPGVQVQEAYGLTEHSCITLTHAGQGFKAKKNSVGFILPNMEVKFIDPETGRSLPRNTPGEICVLSQCTMQGYYNNEEETMRTIDTNGWLHTGDIGYIDDDDNVFIVDRIKELIKFKGFQVAPAELEAILLTHPSVEDVAVVPLPDEEAGEIPAACVVKAAGAKESEEDIINYVASNVAQYKKVRVVHFVDTIPKSPSGKIMRRLVKDTMIEKIKASKLSSN